Proteins found in one Streptomyces sp. NBC_00461 genomic segment:
- a CDS encoding glycoside hydrolase domain-containing protein, whose amino-acid sequence MAGHRQSKKRRYVTWGVAGAAVVAGAGIAAQTSMAATTWPAQKTYTGRAFDTCAAPSLSAMKAWHGGLYGAAAVYVGGSNRGCSQPNLTASWVKSVSAVGWKLIPLYVGAQPPCQSGSNPEKLTAATAASLGAKDGADAVSKASALGMKAGSPIYLDMESYDITNTSCNDAVLTYVRAFDKALHAKIYRAGYYGFTSSSAKAIANAKDKTDLPGNLWYALWDKQNTTTADWPFGSTQFTGHSRGHQYMVNSKETRNGYTITVDRDAWDAPVAITG is encoded by the coding sequence ATGGCAGGCCATCGGCAGTCCAAGAAGCGCAGATACGTCACCTGGGGTGTCGCGGGTGCCGCCGTCGTCGCCGGAGCCGGCATCGCCGCGCAGACCTCCATGGCCGCCACCACCTGGCCCGCGCAGAAGACGTACACCGGACGTGCCTTCGACACCTGCGCCGCGCCCTCCCTCTCCGCGATGAAGGCCTGGCACGGCGGCCTCTACGGAGCCGCCGCCGTCTACGTCGGCGGCAGCAACCGCGGCTGCTCCCAGCCCAACCTCACCGCCTCCTGGGTGAAGTCGGTCAGCGCGGTCGGCTGGAAGCTCATCCCGCTCTACGTGGGCGCCCAGCCGCCCTGCCAGTCCGGCTCCAACCCCGAGAAGCTCACCGCCGCGACCGCCGCCTCCCTCGGCGCGAAGGACGGGGCGGACGCCGTCTCCAAGGCATCGGCGCTCGGCATGAAGGCGGGCAGCCCGATCTACCTCGACATGGAGTCGTACGACATCACGAACACGTCGTGCAACGACGCCGTGCTCACCTATGTGCGCGCCTTCGACAAGGCCCTGCACGCCAAGATCTACCGCGCGGGCTACTACGGCTTCACCAGCTCCAGCGCGAAGGCGATCGCCAACGCCAAGGACAAGACCGACCTGCCGGGCAACCTCTGGTACGCGCTGTGGGACAAGCAGAACACCACGACCGCGGACTGGCCGTTCGGCTCGACCCAGTTCACCGGCCACAGCCGCGGTCACCAGTACATGGTCAACAGCAAGGAGACGCGGAACGGCTACACGATCACCGTGGACCGCGACGCCTGGGACGCTCCGGTGGCCATCACGGGCTGA